The following proteins are encoded in a genomic region of Rhizobium sp. CCGE531:
- a CDS encoding DUF2007 domain-containing protein: MHELIRTNDPVLLSFAESLMKDAGIHCLVADQAMSILEGSLGMLPRRFLVEEQRADQARRILIDAGLGDELRPART; encoded by the coding sequence ATGCACGAGCTGATCCGCACCAACGACCCGGTCCTTCTCTCCTTCGCGGAGAGCCTGATGAAGGATGCCGGAATTCATTGCCTGGTGGCGGATCAGGCGATGAGCATCCTGGAGGGATCTCTCGGCATGCTGCCGCGCCGTTTTCTGGTAGAGGAACAGCGTGCCGATCAGGCGCGGCGCATCCTGATCGATGCGGGCCTCGGCGACGAGCTGCGCCCGGCGCGGACCTGA
- a CDS encoding tetratricopeptide repeat protein has product MRQRLAIRFLSGVALAAILSVSALTGARAEDKPVAPEVSTPVAFDPDSVDTFAGAFLAARTADVDHDYDTAIALYKKALMIDPSNPEIRQRLMISLLLNGNLEEGVKYANELKSDPSVERVTTIVRGMDAIRRHEYRTAQEILKYNGPNDLDRMMTNLVSAWARAGSGRGKEAISMIDKMKGPDWFNIFKNYHAGAIALTMGDLKSARSHLNDAILDKTGGATAPDTFMRAVMALARLEAKAGDKQKALDTISVGDNLVSNYAPLNALRDSITKGDTPDQQVTNASQGAAAVLFTIGAALNRDGAEDVVSLYLQIANSLDPKAADTLVLLGGLAEKQEQTDRAIAFYKKVPDDSPMARISELQLGLALAQSGKVDDARKHLKALIDSDPNDVRSYLAYGSVLSDAKDFQAMAENYDKAVQIIGPAPKRSDWAVFFQRGIAYERLKKWPDAEPNFKKALELNPDQPQVLNYLGYSWVDMNTNLDQGLNMIKKAVDLKPDDGYIVDSLGWAYFRLNRFDDAVNELERAAQLKAGDPTINDHLGDAYWRVNRKLEAVYQWNRALASKPEEADIPRIKEKVEKGLPTLDNDPRTVDKSKQPDPAPAPSPDTNAPAPIDKKS; this is encoded by the coding sequence ATGCGGCAGAGACTTGCCATCCGTTTCCTTTCGGGCGTAGCCTTGGCGGCGATCCTTTCGGTGTCGGCCCTGACTGGCGCGCGCGCAGAGGATAAGCCGGTAGCGCCGGAGGTCAGCACCCCGGTCGCTTTCGATCCGGATAGCGTCGATACGTTCGCCGGCGCCTTCTTGGCTGCCCGTACGGCCGATGTCGACCACGACTACGATACCGCCATCGCGCTTTATAAAAAGGCGCTGATGATCGACCCCAGCAATCCGGAAATCCGCCAGCGGCTGATGATTTCGCTGCTGCTCAACGGCAATCTCGAAGAGGGCGTCAAATACGCCAACGAGCTGAAGAGCGATCCTTCCGTCGAGCGGGTCACCACGATCGTGCGCGGCATGGATGCCATCCGCCGTCATGAATACCGGACGGCACAGGAAATCCTCAAATATAACGGTCCGAACGATCTCGACCGGATGATGACGAACCTGGTCTCCGCCTGGGCCCGCGCCGGATCCGGCCGCGGCAAGGAAGCGATCTCGATGATCGACAAGATGAAGGGCCCGGACTGGTTCAACATCTTCAAGAACTATCATGCCGGCGCCATAGCCCTGACGATGGGCGATCTGAAATCGGCCCGTTCGCACCTTAACGACGCAATCCTCGACAAGACGGGGGGTGCGACGGCTCCCGATACCTTCATGCGCGCCGTCATGGCGCTCGCCCGCCTGGAAGCCAAGGCCGGCGACAAGCAGAAGGCGCTGGATACGATCTCGGTCGGCGACAATCTCGTCAGCAACTACGCACCGCTGAATGCGCTGCGCGACAGCATCACCAAGGGCGATACGCCGGACCAGCAGGTCACCAATGCCAGCCAGGGCGCGGCCGCCGTGCTCTTCACCATCGGTGCCGCGCTGAACCGCGACGGCGCCGAGGATGTCGTCTCGCTCTACCTGCAGATTGCCAATTCGCTCGATCCGAAGGCCGCCGATACGCTGGTTCTGCTTGGCGGACTGGCTGAAAAGCAGGAGCAGACCGATCGCGCCATCGCCTTCTACAAGAAGGTGCCGGACGATTCGCCGATGGCCCGCATTTCCGAGCTGCAGCTCGGCCTTGCGCTTGCCCAATCCGGCAAGGTCGACGATGCTCGTAAACATCTGAAAGCATTGATCGATTCCGATCCAAACGATGTCCGCAGCTATCTCGCCTATGGCAGCGTTCTTTCCGACGCCAAGGACTTCCAGGCCATGGCCGAGAATTACGACAAGGCCGTGCAGATCATCGGCCCGGCGCCGAAGCGCAGCGATTGGGCCGTGTTCTTCCAGCGCGGCATTGCCTATGAGCGGCTGAAGAAATGGCCGGATGCCGAGCCGAACTTCAAGAAGGCCCTGGAGCTCAATCCGGATCAGCCGCAGGTGCTGAACTATCTCGGCTATTCCTGGGTCGACATGAACACGAACCTCGACCAGGGCCTGAACATGATCAAGAAGGCCGTCGACCTGAAGCCGGATGACGGCTACATCGTCGATTCGCTCGGCTGGGCCTATTTCCGTCTCAATCGCTTCGACGACGCGGTGAACGAGCTGGAACGGGCAGCACAGCTCAAGGCCGGCGATCCGACGATCAACGACCACCTGGGCGACGCTTATTGGCGTGTCAATCGCAAGCTCGAAGCCGTCTACCAGTGGAATCGTGCGCTGGCCTCGAAGCCGGAAGAAGCAGATATTCCGAGGATCAAGGAAAAGGTCGAGAAGGGCTTGCCCACGCTCGACAATGATCCGAGGACCGTCGACAAGAGCAAGCAACCCGATCCCGCGCCAGCACCCTCGCCCGACACGAACGCTCCGGCGCCGATCGACAAGAAGTCCTAA
- a CDS encoding glycosyl transferase, translating to MLTVIIECQDHEPELAQTLAALVAGAIEGLVCDVVVLDHGSSDGTSRVADAAGCRYYSQWDIKDILRSARGDWLLLVEPGARPQAGWIDEIAEYVSLNKAPARFTASRGYRRPFLQRIRKAKPPLELGLLLSKAQAIAVARTGMRLAEFAKGRKGRNLSSELIPSWVARAAR from the coding sequence ATGTTGACGGTCATCATCGAATGCCAGGATCACGAACCCGAGCTGGCGCAGACATTGGCGGCATTGGTGGCAGGCGCGATCGAGGGGCTGGTCTGCGATGTCGTCGTGCTCGACCACGGCTCCAGCGACGGAACATCCCGGGTGGCGGATGCCGCTGGATGCCGCTACTATTCGCAATGGGATATCAAGGACATATTGCGCTCGGCGCGCGGCGACTGGCTGCTATTGGTCGAGCCGGGTGCGCGGCCGCAGGCGGGCTGGATCGATGAGATCGCGGAATATGTCTCCCTGAATAAGGCACCGGCCCGCTTCACCGCATCGCGCGGTTATCGCCGGCCTTTCCTGCAGCGCATTCGCAAGGCCAAGCCGCCTTTGGAGCTGGGATTGCTGCTATCAAAGGCTCAGGCCATCGCCGTCGCCAGAACCGGTATGCGGCTGGCCGAATTTGCCAAGGGCCGGAAGGGCCGGAACCTTTCAAGCGAGCTCATCCCCTCGTGGGTGGCGCGGGCGGCTCGATAG
- a CDS encoding F0F1 ATP synthase subunit B translates to MTFGLDETFFAFVALIIFIGLVVYLKVPGMMAKSLDDRADQIRNELAEAKRLREEAQHLLAEYQRKRKEAEADAANIVAAAEREAEMLTTEARKKTEEFVANRTALSEQKIKQAEADAMKAVRSAAVDLAIAAAESVLAKKADGSIQSGLFNDAVKEVKTRLN, encoded by the coding sequence ATGACTTTTGGTCTTGACGAAACTTTCTTTGCATTTGTTGCGCTCATCATCTTCATCGGTCTCGTCGTCTACCTGAAAGTTCCGGGTATGATGGCGAAGTCGCTGGACGACCGCGCCGATCAGATCCGCAACGAACTGGCGGAAGCCAAGCGTCTGCGCGAAGAGGCTCAGCACCTGCTGGCCGAATATCAGCGCAAGCGTAAGGAAGCCGAGGCTGATGCAGCGAATATCGTCGCCGCAGCCGAGCGCGAAGCCGAAATGCTGACGACTGAAGCCCGGAAGAAGACGGAGGAATTCGTCGCCAACCGCACGGCTCTCTCCGAGCAGAAGATCAAGCAGGCCGAAGCCGACGCGATGAAGGCGGTTCGTTCCGCCGCCGTCGATTTGGCGATTGCCGCTGCTGAATCGGTGCTTGCGAAAAAGGCCGATGGCAGCATCCAGTCCGGCCTCTTCAACGATGCCGTCAAGGAAGTGAAGACGCGGCTGAACTGA
- a CDS encoding PA0069 family radical SAM protein has protein sequence MNEQSLAGQAAFAPANTADVANALITDAGLRVDAERRRGRGAGLNPSGRFEPQQRETVDDGWHTWEELPPFKTEVQVEKPRTAITRNESPDIPFDRSINPYRGCEHGCIYCFARPTHAYMGLSAGLDFESKLFAKPDAAKLLERELAKPGYKPRVIAIGTNTDPYQPIEKEWRIMRQILEVLNRANHPVAIVTKSALIMRDIDILQEMAAKNLVRVGLSVTTLDRKLARTMEPRAATPPRRLEAIQALSEAGIRTSVMVAPIIPALNDHEIERILDAGKAAGALEASYVILRLPLEVSPLFRDWLLQHYPDRYRHVMSLIRSMRGGKDYDAEFGKRMKGAGPYAWQISRRFEMATRRLELTRRNIALRDDLFVPPDGSGVQLSLL, from the coding sequence ATGAACGAGCAATCCCTTGCAGGGCAGGCCGCATTCGCGCCAGCCAATACGGCAGATGTTGCCAATGCTTTGATCACCGACGCAGGTCTCAGGGTCGACGCGGAGCGCCGACGCGGACGCGGCGCCGGATTGAATCCGAGCGGCCGGTTCGAGCCGCAGCAACGTGAGACTGTCGACGACGGCTGGCATACATGGGAAGAGCTCCCGCCCTTCAAAACCGAGGTGCAGGTGGAAAAGCCGCGCACCGCGATCACGCGCAACGAATCGCCCGATATTCCCTTCGATCGTTCGATCAATCCTTATCGCGGCTGCGAGCACGGCTGCATCTATTGCTTCGCGCGGCCGACGCATGCCTATATGGGCCTGTCCGCGGGGCTGGATTTCGAATCGAAGCTGTTTGCCAAGCCGGATGCGGCCAAGCTGCTGGAGCGCGAGCTGGCGAAGCCCGGTTACAAGCCGCGCGTCATCGCTATCGGCACCAATACGGACCCTTATCAGCCGATCGAGAAGGAATGGCGGATCATGCGCCAGATCCTCGAGGTGCTGAACCGGGCCAACCACCCGGTTGCCATCGTCACCAAATCGGCGCTGATCATGCGCGATATCGACATTCTCCAGGAAATGGCCGCCAAGAACCTGGTGCGGGTGGGATTATCGGTGACGACGCTCGACCGGAAGCTGGCCCGCACCATGGAACCACGGGCAGCAACCCCGCCACGACGGCTGGAGGCGATCCAGGCGCTCAGCGAGGCCGGTATTCGCACCTCTGTCATGGTGGCGCCGATCATCCCGGCGCTCAACGACCACGAGATCGAACGTATTCTCGATGCCGGCAAGGCCGCCGGCGCGCTGGAGGCAAGCTATGTCATCCTGCGGCTGCCGCTGGAGGTGAGCCCTCTGTTTCGCGACTGGCTGCTGCAGCACTACCCGGACCGCTATCGCCATGTGATGTCGCTGATCCGCTCGATGCGCGGCGGCAAGGATTACGATGCCGAATTCGGCAAGCGCATGAAGGGCGCCGGCCCCTATGCCTGGCAGATCAGCCGCCGCTTCGAAATGGCGACGCGTCGGCTCGAACTCACACGTCGCAATATCGCATTGCGCGATGACCTGTTCGTGCCGCCTGACGGCAGCGGCGTCCAGCTGTCGTTGCTCTGA
- the moaB gene encoding molybdenum cofactor biosynthesis protein B, with the protein MAGSIDKRSFIPVGIAVLTVSDTRTLADDKSGDTLVARIAEAGHRLAARAIVPDDKERIRAQVEAWTKDDAVDVVITTGGTGFTGRDVTPEALEPLFEKRMDGFSEVFHRISYDKIGTATIQSRATGGVANATFIFVLPGSPGACKDAWDGILKAQLDYRHMPCNFVEIMPRLDEHLRRGAGSIA; encoded by the coding sequence ATGGCGGGCTCAATCGACAAAAGATCCTTCATTCCCGTCGGCATCGCCGTGCTGACCGTTTCCGATACGCGCACGCTCGCCGACGACAAGTCCGGCGATACGCTGGTCGCGCGTATTGCCGAAGCCGGCCACAGGCTGGCGGCCCGCGCCATCGTTCCCGACGACAAGGAGCGCATCCGCGCGCAAGTGGAAGCCTGGACGAAGGACGATGCGGTCGACGTGGTGATTACCACCGGCGGCACAGGCTTTACCGGCCGCGATGTCACGCCCGAAGCGCTGGAGCCGTTGTTCGAGAAGCGTATGGACGGCTTCTCCGAGGTCTTCCATCGCATCTCCTATGACAAGATCGGCACGGCGACGATCCAGTCGCGAGCAACCGGCGGCGTCGCCAACGCCACCTTCATCTTCGTACTGCCGGGATCGCCGGGCGCCTGCAAGGATGCCTGGGACGGTATCCTCAAGGCGCAGCTCGATTACCGCCATATGCCCTGCAATTTCGTGGAAATCATGCCACGCCTCGACGAGCATCTGAGGCGCGGCGCCGGCTCCATCGCATAA
- a CDS encoding methyltransferase has protein sequence MTGNPSETIDAFHRGAFHIVQPKGRGHRSGMDAMLLAALVADDRTIRVADLGAGAGAAGMAVASRLDQAKVVLFERSSDMAEYARKSLLLPENARFADRISVIEADVTLTGKDRNEAGLVDDSFHHVIMNPPFNDASDRLTPDALKAEAHAMTDGLFEKWIRTAGAIMIPGGQLSLIARPESIGEIIAACGRRFGGIEITPIHPREGENAVRILVTGIKGSRARLALRAPLIMHGEGTHKFSDFVDDLNNGRAAYRRR, from the coding sequence ATGACCGGCAACCCCTCGGAAACCATTGATGCCTTTCATCGCGGCGCTTTCCATATCGTCCAGCCGAAGGGCAGGGGGCACCGCTCCGGCATGGATGCCATGCTGCTGGCGGCACTCGTCGCCGACGACCGCACGATCAGGGTGGCCGATCTCGGCGCGGGGGCGGGGGCGGCCGGAATGGCCGTCGCGTCTCGCCTCGACCAGGCGAAGGTCGTGCTGTTCGAGCGCTCGTCCGACATGGCCGAGTACGCCCGCAAAAGCCTGCTTCTGCCGGAAAATGCCCGCTTTGCCGATCGTATCTCGGTCATCGAAGCCGACGTTACGCTGACCGGCAAGGATCGTAACGAGGCGGGCCTGGTCGACGACAGCTTCCATCATGTCATCATGAACCCGCCCTTCAACGATGCCAGCGACAGGCTGACGCCCGATGCGCTGAAGGCCGAAGCGCATGCCATGACGGATGGGCTGTTCGAAAAATGGATACGCACGGCGGGCGCGATCATGATCCCCGGCGGCCAGCTCTCACTGATTGCCCGGCCGGAATCCATCGGCGAGATCATCGCCGCCTGCGGCCGCCGCTTCGGTGGCATCGAGATCACGCCGATCCATCCGCGCGAAGGCGAGAATGCGGTGCGCATCCTGGTGACGGGAATAAAGGGTTCGAGAGCGAGGCTGGCGCTGCGTGCGCCCCTGATCATGCACGGCGAGGGAACGCATAAATTCTCCGATTTCGTCGACGATCTGAACAATGGCCGCGCCGCCTATCGGCGCCGATAG
- a CDS encoding F0F1 ATP synthase subunit C: protein MDAEAAKFIGAGLACFGMAGTALGLGNIFGSYLSGALRNPSAADSQFGRLVFGFAVTEALGIFSLLIALLLLFAV from the coding sequence ATGGACGCGGAAGCAGCAAAGTTCATCGGCGCAGGTTTGGCTTGCTTTGGTATGGCCGGCACGGCTCTCGGCCTCGGCAATATCTTCGGCAGCTACCTGTCCGGCGCACTACGCAATCCGTCTGCTGCTGACAGCCAGTTCGGCCGTCTGGTATTCGGCTTCGCCGTTACGGAAGCTCTGGGCATCTTCTCGCTGCTCATCGCTCTCCTCCTGCTCTTCGCCGTCTGA
- a CDS encoding ribonuclease HII — protein MPRSTPPDSPMLFEDIPLVPTFELELIARRAGHWPVAGADEAGRGPLAGPVVAAAVILDPERIPNGLNDSKQLTAARREELFVEILATATISIASSSATRIDTTDIRKASLDAMRRAICGLAVPASYVLTDGLDVPAGLACPGKAVIKGDARSFSIAAASIVAKVTRDRMMTRAGVVFPAYGFAAHAGYGTPQHRAGIEQHGPCSLHRMSFRPLKREAV, from the coding sequence ATGCCACGCAGCACACCACCCGATTCTCCAATGCTATTCGAGGACATCCCGCTCGTCCCGACCTTCGAGCTGGAACTGATCGCGCGACGCGCCGGACATTGGCCGGTCGCGGGGGCGGACGAGGCTGGCAGAGGCCCGCTCGCAGGACCGGTCGTGGCGGCTGCCGTCATTCTCGATCCCGAGCGCATTCCGAATGGGCTGAACGATTCCAAACAGTTGACAGCCGCCAGACGCGAGGAACTGTTCGTCGAAATCCTGGCGACGGCGACGATCTCCATCGCCTCATCGAGCGCAACCCGTATCGATACGACCGATATCCGCAAGGCAAGCCTGGATGCGATGCGCCGCGCCATTTGCGGGCTGGCGGTTCCGGCAAGCTATGTGCTGACCGACGGGCTCGATGTGCCAGCAGGGCTCGCCTGCCCCGGAAAAGCAGTGATCAAGGGCGATGCACGCTCCTTCTCGATCGCAGCCGCCTCGATCGTCGCCAAGGTGACGCGCGACCGGATGATGACACGCGCAGGCGTCGTTTTCCCCGCCTATGGTTTTGCAGCCCATGCCGGCTACGGCACTCCGCAGCATCGCGCCGGCATCGAGCAACATGGTCCCTGCTCGCTGCATCGCATGAGCTTCCGCCCGCTCAAGAGGGAAGCCGTCTAA
- a CDS encoding phosphotransferase — MQPATDDGPFRQGDIIVRPVRPWTPGVHALLAALPLHGFDAAPKPGGFDDVWERVSYLPGVTGDLDSNIEMRSEKAVQSAARLLGRYHHSSALVLHDLAATCSWQLPPRLPAEVICHGDFAPYNVVMNDGEVTGIIDFEAAHPGPRLWDLAYAVYRWAPLSSSMAMEEGLDRLASQIQRARIFVDAYGLPVEERSSLPAAIVERLEALLAFMEREAARGIARYRRNLQDGHDRIYREDIAYIAKWSPEIVAGLTN, encoded by the coding sequence ATGCAGCCAGCGACAGACGACGGGCCATTTCGCCAAGGCGATATTATCGTGAGGCCGGTCCGCCCTTGGACACCGGGCGTGCACGCTCTGCTGGCTGCCTTGCCGCTGCATGGCTTTGATGCCGCCCCGAAGCCGGGCGGATTTGATGACGTCTGGGAAAGAGTGAGCTATCTGCCTGGTGTCACGGGCGATCTTGATAGCAATATCGAGATGCGCTCGGAGAAGGCCGTGCAATCGGCCGCCCGATTGCTGGGCCGGTATCATCATAGTTCCGCGCTGGTCTTGCACGATCTTGCCGCAACGTGCTCCTGGCAGCTACCACCCCGGCTGCCGGCCGAGGTCATCTGTCACGGCGATTTCGCACCCTACAATGTCGTCATGAACGACGGCGAGGTGACCGGGATCATCGATTTCGAGGCAGCCCATCCCGGTCCACGGCTTTGGGACCTAGCCTATGCGGTCTATCGCTGGGCGCCATTGTCCTCGAGTATGGCGATGGAAGAAGGGTTGGATCGTCTTGCGAGCCAGATCCAGCGTGCGCGAATCTTCGTCGATGCCTACGGATTGCCGGTTGAGGAGCGCAGTTCACTTCCGGCCGCCATCGTCGAGCGGCTCGAAGCGCTATTGGCCTTCATGGAACGGGAAGCTGCGCGCGGCATCGCGCGTTACCGCCGGAATCTGCAGGATGGGCATGACCGGATCTACAGGGAAGATATTGCCTATATTGCGAAATGGTCGCCGGAGATCGTCGCGGGGCTGACGAATTGA
- a CDS encoding polyprenyl synthetase family protein, giving the protein MGVVIPLEESKNKLASIKPLVDLTKADMERVNQLILSKAGSDVQMIPEVAEHLISSGGKRLRPMLTIASAALYGYQGDNHIKLATSVEFLHTATLLHDDVVDESDLRRGRSTARMIWGNQASVLVGDFLLGQAFRMMVEVGSLDALDVLSSAACVIAEGEVLQLSVSKNMETTEDDYLSVIRAKTAALFAAAAEVGPIVANAGKAERNALKSYGTNLGLAFQLVDDALDYGGKAADLGKNVGDDFREGKITLPVILAYRRGTEKERAFWRDAIETGNNSDENLEKALGLITKYGALADTIARAVHYGTIARDALAPLPETPWKSALLEVIDFCIERVN; this is encoded by the coding sequence TTGGGCGTCGTGATACCGCTGGAAGAAAGCAAGAATAAACTGGCATCCATCAAACCATTGGTGGATCTGACCAAGGCGGACATGGAACGCGTCAATCAGCTCATCCTGTCCAAGGCCGGCTCCGATGTGCAGATGATCCCCGAGGTTGCAGAGCATCTCATCTCCTCCGGCGGCAAGCGCCTGCGGCCGATGCTGACGATCGCCTCCGCCGCACTTTACGGCTATCAGGGCGACAATCACATCAAGCTCGCGACGTCGGTCGAATTTCTGCACACCGCCACGCTGCTGCATGACGACGTGGTCGATGAAAGCGATCTGCGCCGCGGCAGGTCGACTGCCCGCATGATCTGGGGTAATCAGGCAAGCGTTCTGGTCGGCGACTTCCTGCTCGGCCAGGCCTTCCGCATGATGGTGGAAGTCGGCTCGCTCGATGCTCTCGACGTCCTGTCCTCGGCTGCCTGCGTGATCGCCGAAGGCGAAGTCCTGCAGCTCTCCGTCTCCAAGAACATGGAAACGACGGAAGATGATTATCTCTCGGTCATCCGCGCCAAGACCGCAGCGCTTTTCGCCGCTGCGGCCGAAGTCGGCCCGATCGTCGCCAATGCCGGCAAGGCGGAGCGTAATGCGCTGAAGTCCTACGGCACCAATCTCGGTCTTGCCTTCCAGCTCGTCGACGATGCGCTGGACTACGGCGGCAAGGCTGCCGATCTCGGCAAGAATGTCGGCGACGATTTCCGCGAGGGCAAGATCACGCTGCCGGTGATTCTCGCCTATCGCCGTGGCACCGAGAAGGAACGCGCCTTCTGGCGTGACGCTATCGAAACCGGCAACAACAGCGACGAAAATCTTGAGAAGGCCCTCGGCCTGATCACGAAATACGGCGCGCTGGCCGACACAATCGCACGCGCCGTGCACTACGGCACCATCGCCCGCGACGCTCTGGCGCCATTGCCGGAAACGCCATGGAAATCAGCACTTCTCGAAGTGATCGATTTCTGCATCGAACGCGTTAATTGA
- a CDS encoding F0F1 ATP synthase subunit B produces the protein MFVTPAYAEEAPPAAGEVHTETGAPNEGHHTGVFPPFDHTTYPSQLLWLVITFVIFYVAMQKIVIPRVGRILESRHDRIAQDIEEASRLKAEADAAVATYESELAAARAKANSIGAGARDAAKAKAEEDRKTIEASLSEKLKAAEARIAEIKTKAFGDVGAIAEETASAVVEQLVGNVAGKADVASAVAAASAKREG, from the coding sequence ATGTTTGTGACCCCGGCATATGCTGAAGAAGCACCGCCGGCCGCCGGCGAGGTGCATACGGAAACGGGTGCGCCGAATGAAGGCCACCACACCGGCGTTTTTCCGCCGTTTGACCATACGACGTATCCGTCACAGCTGCTTTGGCTGGTGATCACCTTCGTCATCTTCTACGTGGCCATGCAGAAGATTGTCATTCCGCGCGTTGGCAGAATCCTGGAAAGCCGGCACGACCGGATCGCTCAGGATATCGAGGAAGCTTCTCGCCTGAAGGCCGAAGCCGACGCCGCCGTCGCGACCTATGAAAGCGAATTGGCTGCCGCGCGCGCCAAGGCGAATTCGATCGGCGCCGGTGCCCGCGATGCTGCCAAGGCCAAGGCCGAGGAAGATCGCAAGACGATCGAGGCAAGCCTTTCCGAAAAGCTCAAGGCTGCGGAAGCCCGCATCGCCGAGATCAAGACGAAGGCTTTTGGTGATGTCGGTGCGATTGCGGAAGAAACTGCTTCTGCTGTCGTTGAACAGCTGGTCGGCAATGTCGCCGGCAAGGCTGATGTCGCTTCGGCTGTCGCCGCAGCGTCTGCGAAGCGGGAGGGCTAA
- a CDS encoding 4-(cytidine 5'-diphospho)-2-C-methyl-D-erythritol kinase, with product MNTILAAGDFDLTEEAPAKINLALHVTGRRADGYHLLDMLVSFAGHGDRLGFRASEQDEFSLSGRFGPLLSADAEAGDNLVLKARDLLRQAARAAGFDAPAVHIHLEKNLPIASGIGGGSADAAATLRGLMRLWQLTLPDEKVKAIALKLGADVPMCLASEPLVARGIGEAMDLLPAFPTFPMVLGNPLVGVSTPDVFRHLSRKDNPPLLFPTQMPRGSSEWIEMIRNLRNDLEPPARSICSEISVLSGLIESQNPIVTRMSGSGATCFGIFESIEQAEAAAVSLHRQRPDWYFQVTETIAGEA from the coding sequence ATGAACACGATCTTGGCAGCGGGCGATTTCGACCTCACAGAGGAAGCGCCCGCAAAGATCAATCTTGCGCTGCATGTCACTGGCCGCCGCGCCGACGGCTATCATCTGCTCGACATGCTTGTCAGTTTTGCCGGCCATGGAGACCGTCTCGGCTTTCGTGCCAGCGAGCAAGATGAATTCAGCCTCTCCGGGCGCTTTGGCCCGCTTCTTTCCGCCGACGCCGAGGCCGGCGACAATCTCGTGCTCAAGGCGCGGGATCTGTTGCGGCAGGCTGCCCGTGCGGCTGGCTTCGATGCACCCGCCGTTCATATCCATCTCGAAAAGAACCTGCCGATCGCATCGGGTATCGGCGGGGGCTCGGCGGATGCGGCCGCGACATTGCGCGGGCTGATGCGGCTGTGGCAGCTCACGTTGCCTGACGAGAAGGTCAAGGCAATCGCCTTGAAGCTTGGCGCCGATGTGCCGATGTGCCTTGCCAGCGAGCCGCTGGTGGCGCGCGGGATCGGCGAGGCGATGGACTTGCTGCCGGCGTTTCCCACCTTTCCCATGGTTCTCGGCAATCCGCTCGTCGGCGTCTCGACGCCGGACGTGTTTCGCCATCTCTCCCGCAAGGACAATCCGCCGCTGCTGTTTCCAACGCAGATGCCGCGCGGCTCCAGCGAGTGGATCGAGATGATCCGGAACCTGCGCAACGATCTCGAACCGCCGGCACGCTCGATCTGCAGTGAGATTTCGGTGCTTTCCGGTCTGATCGAAAGCCAAAATCCGATCGTGACTCGCATGTCCGGCTCCGGAGCTACTTGCTTCGGGATTTTCGAAAGCATCGAACAAGCGGAGGCTGCTGCCGTTTCCCTTCACAGGCAGAGGCCGGACTGGTATTTCCAGGTAACGGAAACAATCGCGGGAGAGGCATGA